The genome window GGAACACCTCCTCCCCGGGTTTCCTCCATGGTGTAGACGGTACTTTTCTGTGAAGCAAATACCCAACTCCACCAGTTTTCTCCGGAAACGCGCCACCCGGTTTCATCGGCATGTTTAACGGGACTCCCTCGGACTTCGGCAAGAAATTCCTCGTAGCGTGGTCCCAACCATCTGCGTGTTCGTTGGAGGATATGGACAAGCGCACCTTGGGAAAGATGAAGATCGTACTGTGTTTTGAGCCGCTCGGCAATCTTGCCGAAAGGCTCTCGGAATCGGTAGCGCCAGACCATCACCATGGTCACGAGGTTCATGCCGAGCCGGACAGAGGGAATGGTGCCGGCAGGAACCGCCCGCACCTCTTTTTTGCACAAGGAGCACCATTGTCGCTCGATGGTGTATTCTGTTGTCACGGGCTGCATGTCTCTCCAATGGGGAAGATCCGTAACCGTGTGGGTATCGGCAGCCTGGACTCTGGGAAGGATGGTGTGGCAATCGGGACACTGCGTCAGAAAAGCTCGGGAGTATCGGTTAATACGATGGGGAAGAAATCGCCCATGACCGGCATGCCCCGGTTGTCCGCCGCGGCGACGGAGGGAAGGCGCTGTATACTGCTTCGGACGAAACACCATGCCTTTGAATGTATCGCGTTCCTTTCTCGTTTTCTCCAGTTCGTCTGTGAGATCGTTCTTCTGTTTGCGTAACTGGG of Candidatus Eisenbacteria bacterium contains these proteins:
- a CDS encoding IS66 family transposase; this translates as MVFRPKQYTAPSLRRRGGQPGHAGHGRFLPHRINRYSRAFLTQCPDCHTILPRVQAADTHTVTDLPHWRDMQPVTTEYTIERQWCSLCKKEVRAVPAGTIPSVRLGMNLVTMVMVWRYRFREPFGKIAERLKTQYDLHLSQGALVHILQRTRRWLGPRYEEFLAEVRGSPVKHADETGWRVSGENWWSWVFASQKSTVYTMEETRGGGVPKIFLSGATGLLVRDDYGGYTNLPIAQQSCWAHLLRLARDLAARDDASGEVKTIYEKLKTLFELLSDDVARPFDQKDRQQLFEWYTVDLERISTLPTGATDAKKVQGRIAKQNTRLFTALLHPEGVLTNNQAERDIRKLVVTRKISGGSQSKEGAKTHAVNMSIVETIHKRQLPLLDTLQDYLFAGAAGRN